The following are encoded in a window of Flavobacterium sp. WC2421 genomic DNA:
- a CDS encoding helix-turn-helix domain-containing protein yields MDTIIKLENVSQYNALKDIETKHPLISVFDNKNTKNLPNHCKMHFGFYAIFLKAGNCGELRYGRNTYDYDDGTLIFISPGQVLEINNEENYQPSGLTLLFHPDLIKGTALGKKMNHYSFFSYDSNEALHLSLKEQQIIKDLFSKLEYELDQSIDKHSKSIITNNIELLLNYCIRFYDRQFITRENINTDILSKFENLLNDYFQSETTQELGLPSVGYFADRLHLSPNYFGDLIKKETGKSAQEHMQLKLIDVAKEKIFDTEKSISQIAFELGFKYPQHFNRMFKKSTGFTPNEYRMMN; encoded by the coding sequence AAAACTTGAAAACGTTAGTCAATATAATGCATTAAAGGATATAGAAACAAAACATCCATTGATTAGTGTTTTTGATAATAAAAATACTAAAAACTTACCCAATCATTGTAAAATGCATTTTGGTTTTTATGCTATTTTTTTAAAAGCTGGGAATTGTGGGGAATTGAGATATGGTAGAAACACCTATGATTATGATGATGGCACACTGATTTTTATTAGTCCAGGGCAAGTTCTTGAAATCAATAATGAAGAAAATTATCAACCTTCAGGTTTAACACTACTTTTTCATCCTGATTTGATAAAAGGAACTGCTCTTGGTAAGAAAATGAATCATTATTCCTTTTTTTCGTATGATTCGAATGAGGCTTTACATTTATCTTTGAAAGAACAACAAATCATTAAAGATTTATTTAGTAAACTGGAGTATGAATTAGATCAATCCATTGATAAACATAGTAAAAGTATTATTACCAATAATATCGAGTTGCTATTAAACTATTGCATTCGATTTTATGATAGGCAATTCATCACCAGAGAAAATATAAACACTGATATTTTATCAAAATTCGAAAACCTATTAAACGATTATTTCCAGTCAGAAACTACACAAGAATTAGGGTTGCCTTCTGTTGGGTATTTTGCAGATCGTTTGCATCTTTCTCCCAACTATTTTGGGGATTTAATTAAAAAAGAAACGGGAAAATCGGCGCAGGAACACATGCAACTAAAATTGATTGATGTGGCCAAGGAAAAGATTTTTGATACTGAAAAATCAATTAGTCAAATCGCTTTTGAACTCGGTTTTAAATACCCTCAGCATTTTAATCGTATGTTTAAAAAAAGTACTGGCTTTACGCCAAATGAATATAGAATGATGAATTAA